In Candidatus Atribacteria bacterium ADurb.Bin276, the following proteins share a genomic window:
- the hpaIIM gene encoding Modification methylase HpaII produces MGTGGHNVPLIKDDFGIRKLTPKECFAFQGYPMDKYILPPIANSKLYMQAGNSVTAPLIERISKEIIKVL; encoded by the coding sequence ATGGGGACAGGTGGACACAACGTACCTTTGATAAAAGACGATTTTGGAATTAGAAAATTAACACCAAAAGAATGTTTTGCTTTTCAAGGCTATCCAATGGACAAATATATTTTACCACCTATTGCAAACAGCAAATTGTATATGCAGGCAGGAAATTCTGTTACAGCTCCACTGATTGAAAGAATTAGTAAAGAAATTATAAAAGTGTTGTGA